The following DNA comes from Naumovozyma castellii chromosome 4, complete genome.
ATCACTCAAACAATTAGTTCCCATAATTAGCATCCCTTctgataaagaattatgGTACATTTGTGTAATTTCTGGCATTGGTTCAGATATAATACCAGATATTAACTTTTTAGATGCTGAATGCCATAATGCCAACACATTGGCATCTTCTGTCCCTGTAGTAGAAACAAGTGCAGATAGTAAAGTAGGAATCAAACTGGCACCTGTAGCACGGACACCATCATGTAAATAGAAATCAATAGATGGGATGGCAATTTCAGTCATAATTTCGTTAACATATGCAGCAAAATGACTTTTCAATACGGTACAGTAGACTTGTAATAATTCCATGGCAGATACTTTATCGTCTAGAATAGATGTGTGTATAGCAATGTGCTTACCTTGAATTTGGACAACATCCCAATCCATGTACTGTTGGAAATTAGCGgcttcttcctcctcaaTTAAACTAACATCTTGGGTGGCCTTGGCGGACTCCAATAGTGGTGGAAGAACAATTGGTAATAGTGGAATAAAGTCGTCCCTGAGAATACGACATATTCTACTCCAACCTTGTTCAAGGTATGGCTTTACAGggtcatcatcatctgtgCATGAATCTTGGTGAGTAATTAACATGTTAATTAGTTCCTGAGAATGCTCCATAAATTTATCCTTACCTACAGCAAGCGCAATCAGCGTAGCACACTCAATACATTTGCCTTTCAAAATTCCATTAGTATTTCCAGTGTTAGTTTTCAAGacattcaataataatggcATTAATGTGTCGTAATATTTGACAAATTTAACACTTGAGGCATCTGCAATAAATGCAATTGTAGTTAAAGCTTGCTCCTGAACATATAACTTGTTACTTTGCAATAATGTTAGAAGACTGGTTAATAAACTATCCAAATAAGGTTCTATGATACCTTCATCAGCATGTTCAGAAAAATTAACTAGTGCAGCAGCTGCATGTGTTTGAACTCTTTCCAGAGAAGATGGAGTCAATTTAGATATAAGTGCTGGTAAAATTCTATCATGTGCAGTCTTCTGAATTATTGGGTTGAAATCAGTAGAAATTTGACCTAAAACGTTACAACAACCATATTGGACTCTTGGATGTGGATCATTAATTAAGGGCAATACCATGTCCAAAATCTTTGGGATCTCGCCAATTAGTACGTCTTGACAACCTTCAGCGGCGGAAGAAAGAGCCATTAGTGCGGCATAACGTTGTCTCCAATCTGGAGAGGAGATCATTTGCTGCAAATACTGGAAAAGTGGAGGAGCCAAATATTTACCACCTAGTTTCAATGCCACTCTATCTAATGATTGACGTGCATGATCATATGtcacttcttcttcatcatcggTGTCGTCTGCATCCTTCCATTCACTAgcatcatcgtcatctgGGGACACTTCAGTCATCATCAATAAGGTATCCAGAATAATCGATTGTGCGTATGCTGGATTAGATTTACACATCAATGGAGCATTCTCACTGAATACTGTCAATAATTCTAAGGATGTGGTTCTGGCTTGAGTTTCTAGATCGGCATTTTTAATAACCATGTCGGAGAATTGTATTAGTTGATTGAACATATCCTTAAATAACTTTGGAGCCAACTCTACCAACTCTATCAATGACTCAAAAACTGCAGCCAATGCATCATCTTTACCATCATCCAAAAATCTTGGTAAACTATTCAACAAACTTGGTAATAACACACCTAATTTGGACCAATTTTGCTTTGGAAGTTGTTTAAAATATCCTACAAAGGCTGTAACTGCTGCAATTTTCACATTGTCATTGGAGTCAGTAAATCCCAATTCAAAGATAGGCAATATACTCATGACATCaacattattaattaaatgAGGAACAGAAGATAGAATTCTATAACTTGACTCTCTAAAGTTAGCGTCCGGacttttcaatgattcGATAAGAGTCTGTAGTAATTCCGGCCATTCAGGTAAGTCATCTTGGGCACATTCGGCAATGGCATCGGATAACTTATGTCTAATAGTGCCAGGTCTTTCGGAAATAAAACCTTCTAGTAGTGTTTTACGGATCTGGCTCAATGCTGGTTTATTGATGTGAGTAATGTTCTTGGCAATAATAACTGTTTTTGATGAGGGAGGAGCCCTCAATGCTAGTTTTCTGAACAAAACTGCCGATAACGCAGATGTTGTTGGATCCTGCGAAAAGGCTGCCTGTTCAGAAAGAAAAACCAACAATACTTCGATATTTTCTGGTGTGATCCAATTTTGATCTAAAGTCTTTTCTGCTGCAGCACGGATTTCATTGTTTGGAGAGGAAAATCCTTGCAATAGTTGCAACAGAGTATTATTTACATCCGTTGATAATGCTGACATTGTTGCTACTCAAAATCTGTGTTGTCTTTTTTGCAACGTGTCTAATTGCttattttgaagttttAAAATTCTTGCTAATCTCAAGAACAATGTCAGAGGTGATCAGTTTCTCTGGAAAAGTAACACGACCTATTGTTGATAAAAAGATGTCAACCGATGAAtcattttaatttatcGAAGACACTAACCTTTTTGACAATTTGCATCAACTTaggaaatttttcaatcttttttAGATTATCATTAGAAACGGCACAAATCACCCGGTCAATCAAATTTTGTGATATTGTTTGTGGCGCTCAGAGAAAATGCCGTAGAGAGAACACGCGTAAAAAAACACATTGCatcttctttggaaagtTTGTAGCCTTTTAGGCCAATTTATATGAATAAAGTAATAGTACgtaaattttattatagTGTACAGGCTTTTATA
Coding sequences within:
- the PSE1 gene encoding importin PSE1 (ancestral locus Anc_5.11) → MSALSTDVNNTLLQLLQGFSSPNNEIRAAAEKTLDQNWITPENIEVLLVFLSEQAAFSQDPTTSALSAVLFRKLALRAPPSSKTVIIAKNITHINKPALSQIRKTLLEGFISERPGTIRHKLSDAIAECAQDDLPEWPELLQTLIESLKSPDANFRESSYRILSSVPHLINNVDVMSILPIFELGFTDSNDNVKIAAVTAFVGYFKQLPKQNWSKLGVLLPSLLNSLPRFLDDGKDDALAAVFESLIELVELAPKLFKDMFNQLIQFSDMVIKNADLETQARTTSLELLTVFSENAPLMCKSNPAYAQSIILDTLLMMTEVSPDDDDASEWKDADDTDDEEEVTYDHARQSLDRVALKLGGKYLAPPLFQYLQQMISSPDWRQRYAALMALSSAAEGCQDVLIGEIPKILDMVLPLINDPHPRVQYGCCNVLGQISTDFNPIIQKTAHDRILPALISKLTPSSLERVQTHAAAALVNFSEHADEGIIEPYLDSLLTSLLTLLQSNKLYVQEQALTTIAFIADASSVKFVKYYDTLMPLLLNVLKTNTGNTNGILKGKCIECATLIALAVGKDKFMEHSQELINMLITHQDSCTDDDDPVKPYLEQGWSRICRILRDDFIPLLPIVLPPLLESAKATQDVSLIEEEEAANFQQYMDWDVVQIQGKHIAIHTSILDDKVSAMELLQVYCTVLKSHFAAYVNEIMTEIAIPSIDFYLHDGVRATGASLIPTLLSALVSTTGTEDANVLALWHSASKKLISGIISEPMPEITQMYHNSLSEGMLIMGTNCLSDELLRGYTEGTKANLSDIYERTKERHNEDDEYNEDVDDELDGYTDEDLLDEINKSLATVFKTQGERYLNSIQEIWPLINTYLQDNEVTLLLFALVAIADIIESYGELTSGFKDSFIDRVTVCLVNPDPSIRQAASYIIGVCSQAAPTVYHNVCVSSLETLFQICNIPDAKSEDNITATNNASSAIGKILSTYGNDIPNLDSYISNWLKTLPTLDDQEAALSNYRNIKLLIDSESPVVCDPPMIPVVVDHVIQALHRKAINGNSALEIVDSVKKLLGKLPQNDAMAILQRYPSDYMETIQKWFS